A window from Azoarcus sp. DD4 encodes these proteins:
- a CDS encoding glycoside hydrolase family 5 protein encodes MKATGMKLRGVNLGSWLLLEKWMVPSLFEGLEATDETTWCAELGSAATDKLRRHWNSFVTRDDFAWLAERGINAVRIPVGHWIFGPGYPYHPKYGSNPHPFVTGGIEVLDRAMDWAREFGLHVVLDLHAAPGCQNGFDNGGIMGVCEWHTKPEYLEHALDVLERLAERYRAHPALHAIEALNEPRWDVPTDYLKAYYLAAYARIRKHCPPERVAVVFHDGFRSFREYLGFMQEPEYRNVIFDIHRYQCFDRAEIDMDIYGHIRKATGEWKQEADEIITELGLPTFCGEWSLGLDLRVVSLWAEGPFNHALEYMDDFQQNVATRGYAAGQLATFEKYLGWFFWSYKTETTPAWCFRDSVERGWLPSDFR; translated from the coding sequence ATGAAAGCGACAGGCATGAAGCTGCGCGGCGTCAATCTCGGAAGCTGGCTGCTGCTGGAAAAATGGATGGTGCCCAGCTTGTTCGAAGGTCTGGAGGCCACCGACGAAACCACCTGGTGCGCCGAGCTCGGCAGCGCCGCCACCGACAAGCTGCGACGCCACTGGAACAGCTTCGTCACCCGCGACGATTTCGCCTGGCTGGCCGAACGCGGCATCAACGCCGTGCGCATTCCGGTCGGCCACTGGATTTTCGGCCCCGGCTACCCCTATCACCCGAAATACGGCAGCAACCCGCATCCCTTCGTCACCGGCGGCATCGAGGTGCTGGACCGCGCGATGGACTGGGCGCGCGAATTCGGCCTGCACGTGGTGCTGGACCTGCACGCCGCGCCCGGCTGCCAGAACGGTTTCGACAACGGCGGCATCATGGGCGTGTGCGAATGGCACACCAAGCCGGAATACCTGGAGCATGCGCTCGACGTGCTCGAACGCCTTGCCGAACGTTACCGCGCCCACCCCGCGCTGCACGCCATCGAAGCGCTCAACGAGCCGCGCTGGGACGTGCCGACCGACTACCTCAAGGCCTATTACCTGGCCGCCTACGCGCGCATCCGCAAGCACTGCCCGCCCGAGCGCGTGGCGGTGGTGTTCCACGACGGTTTCCGCTCCTTCCGCGAATACCTCGGCTTCATGCAGGAGCCGGAATACCGCAACGTGATCTTCGACATCCACCGCTACCAGTGCTTCGATCGCGCCGAGATCGACATGGACATCTACGGCCACATCCGCAAGGCTACCGGCGAGTGGAAGCAGGAGGCGGACGAGATCATCACCGAACTCGGCCTGCCCACCTTCTGCGGCGAATGGAGTCTGGGGCTGGACCTGCGCGTCGTATCGCTGTGGGCCGAAGGGCCGTTCAACCACGCGCTGGAGTACATGGATGACTTCCAGCAGAACGTCGCCACCCGCGGCTATGCCGCCGGCCAGCTGGCGACCTTCGAGAAATACCTCGGCTGGTTCTTCTGGAGCTACAAGACGGAGACCACGCCGGCCTGGTGCTTCCGCGACAGCGTCGAACGCGGCTGGCTGCCGTCAGACTTCCGGTAG
- a CDS encoding glycosyltransferase family 39 protein — protein MLATTSILTDRPAADRTLARVFFACVALVTAYRLVALGRLDLDPYVDEAYYRGWAQALDWGYYSKPPLIAALLALSESLFGDTLFALKAPSLILYPATALLIHRLGCTLFDARVGLWAGLAFLTLPAVSALGLFASTDAPLLFCWALGLLLLWHALEQGRLGQWLGVGLIAGLGLMSKYTMIAFVGTTFLALLAHPAGRRQILRPAPWAGLLLTAAIFAPNLWWNWRHGFPTFQHTAEITRVGARGWHPEELGEFLAAQWLSFGPLLGLGLLLPMLKPQRLWAEPRLRFLLIFVLPLFAVVCAQALTGRANGNWAAPVFVAASVLVAADAAPGGRRRLLLAAIALNVALGLGLYHWQDILAAAGKPLSGRSDPYKRARGWSEMVQAVAPRLEAQRAIAPDTILMGDDRELLAQLIYGLRPARYARWQADPHIVDHYGLTAPLTAADTGPVLFVSIRRDAAALAEVTQRFDSAEHLGDIDVALYPDFHRRASIWLLKGFKGY, from the coding sequence ATGCTAGCCACCACCTCCATCCTCACCGACCGCCCCGCCGCCGACCGCACGCTGGCGCGGGTCTTCTTCGCCTGCGTGGCGCTGGTGACCGCCTATCGGCTGGTGGCGCTCGGCCGGCTGGATCTCGACCCCTATGTAGACGAGGCCTACTACCGGGGCTGGGCGCAGGCGCTGGACTGGGGCTACTACTCCAAGCCGCCGCTGATCGCCGCCCTGCTGGCGCTGTCCGAAAGCCTGTTCGGCGATACGCTCTTCGCGCTCAAGGCGCCCTCGCTCATCCTCTACCCGGCCACCGCGCTGCTCATCCACCGGCTAGGCTGCACGCTGTTCGATGCCCGCGTCGGGTTATGGGCGGGGCTGGCTTTCCTGACGCTGCCGGCGGTCTCGGCGCTCGGCCTGTTCGCCAGCACCGACGCACCGCTGCTGTTCTGCTGGGCGCTCGGCCTGCTGCTGCTGTGGCACGCTCTGGAACAGGGCAGGCTCGGTCAGTGGCTGGGCGTCGGCCTGATCGCCGGGCTGGGGCTGATGTCGAAGTACACGATGATCGCCTTCGTCGGCACGACCTTCCTCGCCCTGCTGGCGCACCCGGCCGGCCGCCGCCAGATCCTGCGGCCGGCGCCGTGGGCCGGGCTGCTGCTGACTGCGGCGATCTTCGCGCCCAACCTGTGGTGGAACTGGCGGCACGGCTTCCCGACCTTCCAGCACACCGCCGAGATCACCCGCGTCGGCGCGCGCGGCTGGCACCCGGAAGAACTGGGCGAATTCCTCGCGGCCCAGTGGTTGTCCTTCGGTCCGCTGCTGGGCCTGGGCCTGCTGTTGCCTATGCTGAAGCCGCAGCGGCTGTGGGCCGAGCCGCGGCTGCGCTTCCTGCTGATCTTCGTGCTGCCGCTGTTCGCAGTGGTCTGCGCACAGGCGCTCACCGGCCGCGCCAACGGCAACTGGGCCGCGCCCGTCTTCGTCGCGGCGAGCGTGCTGGTGGCTGCGGACGCCGCCCCGGGCGGGCGCCGCCGCCTGCTGCTGGCTGCGATCGCGCTCAATGTGGCACTCGGCCTCGGCCTCTACCACTGGCAGGACATCCTCGCCGCCGCCGGCAAGCCACTGAGCGGGCGCAGCGACCCCTACAAGCGCGCCCGCGGCTGGAGCGAGATGGTGCAGGCAGTGGCCCCGCGGCTGGAAGCGCAGCGCGCCATCGCGCCGGACACCATCCTCATGGGCGACGACCGCGAGCTGCTGGCCCAGCTCATCTACGGCCTGCGCCCGGCGCGTTACGCGCGCTGGCAGGCGGACCCGCACATCGTCGATCACTACGGCCTGACCGCGCCGCTCACCGCGGCCGACACCGGCCCGGTGCTGTTCGTCTCGATACGGCGCGACGCTGCCGCGCTGGCCGAGGTGACGCAGCGTTTCGACTCCGCCGAACACCTCGGCGACATCGACGTGGCGCTGTATCCGGATTTTCACAGAAGGGCGTCAATATGGCTGCTGAAGGGCTTCAAGGGCTACTGA
- a CDS encoding polysialyltransferase family glycosyltransferase, whose translation MNPVALYFVASPLQYLAARRIAASFEAGSRQVLVWYKHGVASIVRPEEWDAASFMPWPRWEPLPGPCGRHRRLRANIRLVAQLVGRCDDIRIHSAVFDTEAINYFLRALPPACGARRMRARILPDGIISTRRYPLSLARRLAQYGRKLRRLAAPELDYWCFGGDRIGSDAPFCDRIYVLPGLPHEYPADKVAVLPPLVEATVGGDEEAGGARRALVIGQPLTGFGLMSAADLAAVTAEIRARLTALDIGQVDYKPHPKDGKRELCHPDYRTIAPAEPLERFMAGRRYDAVIGVRSSALLFARQLYGPDTAVEACGWSRIRFKSAAEKDDMARSFAAVGVEIRS comes from the coding sequence ATGAACCCCGTCGCCCTCTACTTCGTCGCCTCGCCGCTGCAGTACCTCGCCGCGCGCCGCATCGCCGCCAGCTTCGAAGCCGGCAGCCGGCAGGTGCTGGTGTGGTACAAGCACGGCGTCGCCAGCATCGTCCGGCCGGAAGAATGGGATGCGGCCAGCTTCATGCCCTGGCCGCGCTGGGAGCCGCTGCCCGGCCCCTGCGGCCGCCATCGCCGGCTGCGCGCCAACATCCGGCTGGTGGCGCAACTGGTCGGCCGCTGCGACGACATCCGCATCCACAGCGCGGTGTTCGACACCGAGGCGATCAACTACTTCCTGCGAGCGCTGCCGCCGGCCTGCGGCGCCCGCCGCATGCGCGCCCGCATCCTGCCCGACGGCATCATCAGCACCCGGCGCTATCCCCTGAGCCTCGCCAGACGCCTCGCCCAGTACGGCCGCAAGCTGCGCCGGCTGGCGGCACCGGAACTCGACTACTGGTGCTTCGGCGGCGACCGCATCGGTTCGGACGCGCCCTTCTGCGACCGCATCTACGTATTGCCCGGCCTGCCGCACGAATACCCGGCGGACAAGGTGGCGGTGCTACCGCCGCTGGTCGAAGCGACAGTCGGCGGCGATGAGGAAGCGGGCGGGGCACGCCGCGCCCTGGTCATCGGCCAGCCGCTCACCGGCTTCGGCCTGATGTCCGCCGCCGACCTCGCCGCCGTCACCGCCGAGATCCGCGCCCGGCTGACGGCGCTCGACATCGGCCAGGTCGACTACAAGCCTCATCCCAAGGACGGGAAGCGCGAACTCTGCCACCCGGACTACCGGACCATCGCCCCGGCCGAGCCGCTGGAGCGCTTCATGGCCGGCCGCCGCTACGATGCGGTGATCGGCGTGCGCTCGTCGGCGCTGCTCTTCGCCCGCCAGCTCTACGGCCCCGACACCGCGGTGGAAGCCTGCGGCTGGTCGCGCATCCGTTTCAAGTCCGCGGCCGAGAAGGACGACATGGCACGCAGCTTCGCCGCGGTCGGCGTGGAGATCCGTTCTTGA
- a CDS encoding NAD(P)H-dependent oxidoreductase: MNVLLVYAHPEPQSLNGSLKDFAVQRLERAGHRVAVSDLYAMKWKASLDADDNTARQADTRFDPSLDSMQAFRNGTQSPDILREQDKLRWADAVILQFPLWWFSMPALLKGWVERVYAYGFAYGVGEHSDTHWGDRYGEGTLAGKRAMLVVTTGGWMSHYEPRGINGPIDDILFPIQHGILFYPGFDVLPPHVIYRTSRIDEAAFPTVCAALGQRLDDLWSTAPIPFRRQNAGDYLVPELTLRPELAPGQSGFHIHLS, encoded by the coding sequence ATGAACGTCCTTCTCGTCTATGCCCACCCCGAACCACAGTCCTTGAACGGCTCGCTCAAGGACTTCGCCGTCCAGCGTCTGGAGCGTGCAGGCCATCGCGTTGCGGTGTCCGACCTGTACGCCATGAAGTGGAAGGCGTCCCTGGATGCGGATGACAATACCGCGCGGCAGGCCGACACGCGCTTCGACCCGTCCCTGGATTCCATGCAGGCGTTCCGGAACGGCACCCAGAGTCCGGACATCCTGCGCGAGCAGGACAAGCTGCGCTGGGCGGACGCTGTCATCCTGCAATTCCCGCTGTGGTGGTTCTCGATGCCGGCCCTGCTCAAGGGCTGGGTCGAACGCGTGTATGCCTACGGCTTCGCCTATGGCGTGGGCGAGCATTCCGACACGCACTGGGGCGACCGCTACGGCGAAGGCACGCTGGCCGGCAAGCGCGCCATGCTGGTGGTCACGACCGGCGGCTGGATGTCGCACTACGAGCCACGCGGCATCAACGGGCCGATCGACGACATCCTGTTCCCCATCCAGCACGGCATCCTGTTCTATCCCGGCTTCGACGTGCTGCCGCCGCATGTGATCTACCGGACCAGCCGAATCGACGAGGCAGCGTTCCCGACGGTGTGCGCGGCGCTCGGCCAGCGGCTGGACGATCTGTGGAGCACGGCGCCCATTCCTTTCCGCCGGCAGAACGCCGGCGACTACCTCGTTCCGGAATTGACGCTACGGCCCGAGCTTGCACCGGGCCAGTCCGGTTTCCACATCCATCTCTCATGA
- a CDS encoding ABC transporter ATP-binding protein/permease, which produces MSQLVLQFRLLVAPYWRSDRKWIVRGQVMLLVLLTMAQVALAIWISYWHRELFDALEARSLSDLLRQALIFLLIFGLTMLVTAVHLYVKRWVQLDWRRWMTSRLLDGWMAHAHLYRLHYSDGDHDNPDGRIAEDIRIATEMAITLAHSLLFSLLILGSFIDILLEVSGTATVPGTTLAVPGYLVVMAFIYAGVGTVLGLMLGRPLIRTTNRLQAVEANFRYGLARAREHSEAIALMHGERYERRGADRLFAEVGRGWNLQTVAYLGIVSFSTGYGTLLPVFPILIAAPQYIAGAMSLGLLMQAAQAFQRLTSALSWPVDNLGDLARCRASIDRIVALYQDMEALEQGGWSNHSGGEHIQLCHSHHPELSIRKLRLTTPSGQLLLEDFDLHVRRGERILITGDPGVSISLFKAVAGLWPWGQGEISLPEGRDMMFLPQRPFLPEGTLRSVLSYPHEADHYSTACLHRSLECAGIAWLAPRLDDSEDWGRSLPLRAQQRLGMARLFLQQPGWVFIEEATDAFDLKDEVCTMEMLHHELPNSTLLNISLHNGLFHFYDRKLVLKRHREAQPLPRAEEEPALPEV; this is translated from the coding sequence ATGTCGCAACTGGTCCTGCAGTTCCGGCTGCTCGTTGCGCCGTACTGGCGCAGCGACCGCAAGTGGATCGTGCGTGGCCAGGTGATGCTGCTCGTCCTGTTGACGATGGCGCAGGTGGCCCTTGCCATCTGGATCAGCTACTGGCACCGCGAACTGTTCGACGCGCTCGAGGCGCGCTCGTTGTCGGACCTGCTGCGGCAGGCGCTGATCTTCCTGCTGATCTTCGGACTGACGATGCTGGTCACCGCGGTGCATCTGTACGTCAAGCGCTGGGTGCAGCTCGACTGGCGACGATGGATGACCAGCCGCCTGCTCGATGGCTGGATGGCGCACGCCCACCTCTATCGCCTGCATTATTCCGACGGCGACCACGACAACCCCGACGGCCGCATCGCCGAAGACATCCGCATCGCCACCGAGATGGCGATCACGCTGGCGCACTCGCTGCTGTTTTCGCTGCTCATCCTCGGCTCCTTCATCGATATCCTGCTCGAAGTCTCGGGCACCGCCACGGTGCCCGGCACCACCCTGGCGGTGCCGGGCTACCTGGTGGTGATGGCCTTCATCTATGCCGGCGTCGGCACGGTGCTGGGGCTGATGCTGGGTCGGCCTCTGATCCGTACCACCAACCGGCTGCAGGCGGTCGAGGCGAATTTCCGCTACGGTCTGGCACGCGCGCGCGAACATTCCGAGGCGATCGCGCTGATGCATGGCGAGCGCTACGAGCGGCGGGGCGCCGACCGCCTGTTCGCCGAGGTGGGGCGCGGCTGGAACCTGCAGACCGTGGCTTACCTGGGCATCGTCTCGTTTTCCACCGGCTACGGCACGCTGCTGCCGGTCTTCCCCATCCTGATCGCGGCGCCCCAGTACATCGCCGGGGCGATGAGCCTGGGCCTGCTGATGCAGGCAGCGCAGGCCTTCCAGCGCCTGACCTCGGCCCTGTCCTGGCCGGTGGACAACCTCGGCGATCTCGCCCGCTGCCGCGCCTCCATCGACCGCATCGTCGCGCTCTACCAGGACATGGAGGCGCTGGAGCAGGGCGGCTGGAGCAACCACAGCGGTGGCGAGCACATCCAGCTCTGCCATTCCCACCATCCCGAGCTCAGCATCCGCAAGCTGCGGCTGACGACGCCGAGCGGCCAGCTGCTGCTGGAAGATTTCGACCTGCATGTGCGGCGCGGCGAGCGCATCCTCATCACCGGCGATCCGGGGGTGTCGATCAGCCTGTTCAAGGCGGTGGCCGGCCTGTGGCCGTGGGGGCAGGGCGAGATCAGCCTGCCCGAGGGGCGCGACATGATGTTCCTGCCGCAGCGCCCCTTCCTGCCGGAAGGCACGCTGCGTTCGGTGCTGAGCTATCCGCATGAGGCGGACCACTACAGCACCGCCTGCCTGCATCGCTCGCTGGAATGCGCCGGCATCGCCTGGCTGGCGCCGCGCCTGGACGACAGCGAGGACTGGGGCCGCAGCCTGCCGCTGCGGGCGCAGCAGCGCCTGGGCATGGCGCGGCTCTTCCTGCAGCAGCCGGGCTGGGTGTTCATCGAGGAAGCCACCGACGCCTTCGACCTCAAGGACGAGGTGTGCACCATGGAAATGTTGCACCACGAACTGCCCAATTCCACCCTGCTCAACATCAGCCTGCACAACGGCCTGTTCCACTTCTACGACCGCAAGCTGGTGCTCAAGCGGCACCGGGAGGCGCAGCCGCTCCCCCGGGCCGAAGAAGAGCCGGCGCTACCGGAAGTCTGA
- a CDS encoding tyrosine-protein phosphatase, giving the protein MSIALSTPTRRLRAWLDMHLVDHGAIRAVYNNFHALGGGMYRCSQPSPAQIRRYHVRHGIRSIVNLRGVHDYGSYFYEEEACARLGIELHSVKLYSRTPPSVAEIHRMRELYARLEYPALLHCKSGADRAGLGAALFRILQLGHPVREAMRELSWKYGHSRRARTGILDFFFASYLACDARRPIAFIDWVDTMYDEKALKAAFRDDGWASVVVDKVLHRE; this is encoded by the coding sequence ATGAGCATCGCGCTATCGACCCCCACCCGCCGGCTGCGCGCCTGGCTGGACATGCACCTGGTGGATCACGGCGCCATCCGCGCGGTGTACAACAACTTCCACGCCCTGGGCGGCGGCATGTACCGCTGCAGCCAGCCCAGCCCGGCGCAGATCCGCCGCTACCACGTCCGCCACGGTATCCGCAGCATCGTCAACCTGCGCGGGGTACACGACTACGGCTCCTACTTCTACGAGGAAGAAGCCTGCGCCCGGCTCGGCATCGAACTCCACAGCGTCAAGCTCTACTCGCGCACGCCGCCCTCGGTGGCAGAGATCCACCGCATGCGCGAACTCTACGCCCGGCTGGAATACCCGGCGCTGCTGCACTGCAAGTCGGGCGCCGACCGCGCCGGCCTGGGCGCCGCGCTGTTCCGCATCCTGCAGCTGGGCCACCCTGTGCGCGAGGCGATGCGCGAGCTGTCGTGGAAATACGGCCACTCCAGGCGCGCCCGCACCGGCATCCTCGACTTCTTCTTCGCCAGCTACCTTGCGTGCGATGCCCGCCGGCCGATCGCCTTCATCGACTGGGTGGACACGATGTACGACGAGAAGGCGCTGAAAGCCGCCTTCCGCGACGACGGCTGGGCCAGCGTGGTGGTCGACAAGGTACTGCACCGCGAATGA
- the msbA gene encoding lipid A export permease/ATP-binding protein MsbA has product MTDSLALYRRLLGSLRPYRGVVALSLLAMVAAAALEPVLPALLKPLVDDSLIARSATAQWQVPLLLMAAFLGKGIAEYVASVASQWIANKAITDLRRQVFHHQLQLPLAVHQAEAGGRMLSRILYDIPQVGAALSNAWIVVIRDACIIAGLIGYLVYTAWELTLLIVAVAPLVAWLVRVASRKLRGTNREMQATTGQVTGAVEESLAGIREIKLFGSHDIEDARFAALTERLRKQTMRSVRVAAANAPLVQILAAAAVSAVIWVASLLSADNRLTPGEFVAFVTAMAMLFEPIRRLTNINAVIQRGLAGAQSLFELLDTPVEADSAGPARAPARGELRLEGVCFRYPGQDAAALADISLMIRPGETVALVGASGSGKSTLVNLIARFFDPQQGRILLDGEPLADLPLAWLRRQIAWVGQQVVLFDDTVAANIAYGRPDAPRAAIEAAARAAHAWDFIAALPQGLDSRIGHDGDQLSGGQRQRIAIARAFLRDAPILLLDEATSALDNASERAVKDALDRLRRQRTTLVIAHRLSTVRDADRIVVMAQGRIVESGCHAELAAAGGAYAGLLASPAEFAAAPRTQEAAQAA; this is encoded by the coding sequence ATGACGGACTCCCTCGCGCTTTACCGCCGGCTGCTCGGCAGCCTGCGCCCCTACCGCGGCGTGGTGGCGCTATCGCTGCTGGCGATGGTGGCCGCCGCCGCGCTGGAGCCAGTGCTGCCCGCGCTGTTGAAGCCGCTGGTCGACGACAGCCTGATCGCCCGCAGCGCCACCGCCCAGTGGCAGGTGCCGCTGCTGCTGATGGCTGCCTTCCTCGGCAAGGGCATCGCCGAATACGTCGCCAGCGTGGCCAGCCAGTGGATCGCCAACAAGGCCATCACCGACCTGCGCCGCCAGGTCTTCCATCACCAGTTGCAACTGCCGCTGGCGGTACACCAGGCCGAAGCCGGCGGCCGCATGCTGTCGCGCATCCTCTACGACATTCCTCAGGTGGGCGCGGCGCTGTCCAATGCCTGGATCGTGGTGATCCGCGACGCCTGCATCATCGCCGGGCTGATCGGCTATCTCGTCTACACCGCCTGGGAGCTGACGCTGCTGATCGTCGCCGTCGCACCGCTGGTCGCCTGGCTGGTGCGGGTCGCCAGCCGCAAGCTGCGCGGCACCAACCGCGAGATGCAGGCCACGACCGGGCAGGTCACCGGCGCGGTGGAAGAATCGCTCGCCGGCATCCGCGAGATCAAACTCTTCGGCAGCCACGACATCGAAGACGCCCGCTTCGCCGCGCTGACCGAACGCCTGCGCAAGCAGACCATGCGCAGCGTGCGCGTGGCCGCCGCCAATGCGCCGCTGGTGCAGATCCTCGCCGCCGCCGCGGTGTCGGCGGTGATCTGGGTGGCTTCGCTGCTGTCGGCCGACAATCGCCTGACGCCGGGCGAGTTCGTCGCCTTCGTCACCGCGATGGCGATGCTGTTCGAACCCATCCGCCGGCTGACCAACATCAACGCGGTGATCCAGCGCGGCCTGGCCGGTGCGCAAAGCCTGTTCGAACTGCTCGACACGCCGGTGGAAGCAGACAGCGCCGGCCCCGCGCGCGCGCCGGCACGCGGCGAACTGCGGCTGGAAGGCGTGTGCTTCCGCTACCCCGGCCAGGATGCCGCAGCGCTCGCCGACATCAGCCTGATGATACGTCCCGGCGAAACGGTGGCGCTGGTGGGCGCCTCCGGCAGCGGCAAGAGCACGCTGGTGAACCTGATCGCGCGCTTTTTCGATCCGCAGCAGGGCCGCATCCTGCTCGACGGCGAGCCGCTCGCCGACCTCCCGCTGGCATGGCTGCGCCGCCAGATCGCCTGGGTCGGCCAGCAGGTGGTGCTGTTCGACGATACCGTCGCCGCCAACATCGCCTACGGCCGGCCGGATGCGCCACGCGCCGCCATCGAGGCTGCCGCCCGCGCTGCCCACGCCTGGGACTTCATCGCCGCACTGCCGCAGGGGCTGGACAGCCGCATCGGCCACGACGGCGACCAGCTCTCCGGCGGCCAGCGCCAGCGCATCGCCATCGCCCGCGCCTTCCTGCGCGATGCGCCCATCCTGCTGCTGGACGAGGCCACCTCGGCGCTGGACAACGCTTCCGAGCGCGCGGTGAAGGACGCACTCGACCGCCTGCGCCGCCAGCGCACGACGCTGGTGATCGCCCACCGCCTGTCCACCGTGCGCGACGCCGACCGCATCGTGGTGATGGCGCAGGGCCGCATCGTCGAGAGCGGCTGTCACGCCGAGCTGGCCGCGGCCGGCGGCGCCTATGCCGGGCTGCTGGCAAGTCCGGCGGAGTTCGCCGCCGCCCCGCGAACACAGGAGGCGGCGCAGGCAGCATGA
- a CDS encoding alpha-glucosidase, with protein MQKRWWREAVVYQLYPRSFMDADGDGIGDIPGILQRLDYLQWLGVTVIWLCPVYRSPDDDNGYDISDYRDIDPMYGSMADFDRLLAELHRRGMRLVLDLVLNHSSDQHPWFLESRAGRNSPRRDWYIWRDGRDGGPPNNWESIFKGPAWQYDEASGQYYLHLFTARQPDLNWDNPAVREALCEMARWWLDKGVDGFRLDAVTHFKKAPGLPDAPNPLGLACAPAYGQHMCVPGLLDYIDQLDRDVFHRYDIMTVGEANGVSASDAPPWVGEDNAAGRGRLDMLIHFEHWNLWSSQPRAALDVRALKTILSRWQKALAGRGWNALYLENHDLPRVVSRWGDPERYRNESATALAAMYFLMQGTPYLYQGQELGMANTRFASLADFQDRYAQNRIAQMRADGMDDADILAEMAITARDNSRTPMPWDDGPNAGFTTGTPWLPLNPDYPEWNVAREQADPRSVLNFYREMIALRAAEPALIHGRYRPLLKTHRQIYAYLRVHEGVRFAVICNLSPSPAHYRHRGFALHGDGLLLANYPVEAHGELRALRLRPFEARVYRIGGD; from the coding sequence ATGCAAAAGCGATGGTGGCGCGAGGCGGTGGTCTACCAGCTTTACCCGCGCAGCTTCATGGATGCCGACGGCGACGGCATCGGCGACATCCCCGGCATCCTCCAGCGGCTCGACTACCTGCAGTGGCTGGGCGTGACGGTGATCTGGCTGTGCCCGGTGTACCGCTCGCCGGACGACGACAACGGCTACGACATCAGCGACTACCGCGACATCGACCCGATGTACGGCAGCATGGCCGACTTCGACCGCCTGCTCGCCGAACTGCATCGCCGCGGCATGCGCCTGGTCCTCGACCTGGTGCTCAACCACAGCAGCGACCAGCACCCCTGGTTCCTCGAATCGCGCGCCGGGCGCAACAGCCCCAGGCGCGACTGGTACATCTGGCGCGACGGCCGCGATGGCGGACCACCCAACAACTGGGAGAGCATCTTCAAGGGGCCGGCCTGGCAGTACGACGAGGCCAGCGGCCAGTACTACCTGCACCTCTTCACCGCCCGCCAGCCCGACCTCAACTGGGACAACCCCGCGGTGCGCGAGGCGCTGTGCGAGATGGCGCGCTGGTGGCTGGACAAGGGCGTGGACGGATTCCGGCTCGATGCCGTCACCCACTTCAAGAAGGCGCCGGGGCTGCCGGATGCGCCCAACCCGCTGGGGCTGGCCTGCGCGCCGGCCTACGGCCAGCACATGTGCGTGCCCGGCCTGCTCGACTACATCGACCAGCTCGACCGCGATGTCTTTCACCGCTACGACATCATGACGGTGGGCGAAGCCAACGGCGTTTCCGCCTCCGACGCGCCACCTTGGGTGGGCGAGGACAACGCCGCCGGGCGCGGCCGGCTCGACATGCTGATCCACTTCGAGCACTGGAACCTGTGGTCCAGCCAGCCGCGCGCGGCACTCGACGTGCGTGCGCTCAAGACCATCCTCAGCCGCTGGCAGAAAGCGCTCGCCGGGCGCGGCTGGAATGCGCTCTACCTGGAAAACCACGACCTGCCACGGGTGGTGTCGCGCTGGGGCGATCCCGAACGCTACCGCAACGAAAGCGCCACCGCGCTGGCGGCGATGTACTTCCTGATGCAGGGCACGCCCTATCTCTACCAGGGCCAGGAGTTGGGCATGGCCAACACCCGCTTCGCCAGCCTGGCCGACTTCCAGGACCGCTACGCGCAGAACCGCATCGCCCAGATGCGCGCCGACGGCATGGACGACGCCGACATCCTCGCCGAGATGGCCATCACCGCGCGCGACAACTCGCGCACACCGATGCCCTGGGACGACGGCCCCAATGCCGGCTTCACCACCGGCACGCCGTGGTTGCCGCTGAATCCCGACTATCCCGAATGGAACGTCGCGCGCGAGCAGGCCGATCCGCGCTCGGTGCTCAACTTCTATCGGGAAATGATCGCCCTGCGTGCGGCCGAGCCGGCGCTGATTCATGGCCGTTACCGCCCGCTGCTGAAGACGCATCGGCAGATCTACGCCTACCTGCGCGTACACGAGGGCGTGCGCTTTGCCGTCATCTGCAATCTCAGCCCCAGCCCCGCGCACTACCGCCACCGCGGCTTCGCACTGCACGGTGACGGCCTGCTGCTGGCCAACTACCCGGTCGAAGCGCATGGCGAACTGCGGGCGCTGCGGCTGCGGCCGTTCGAGGCGCGGGTTTACCGGATTGGCGGCGATTGA